CACTGTGGGGGGTCCAGTGTCGCCACCACTGTGGGGTCCAGTGTCGCTAGCTGTGGCCACCACTGTGGGGGGTCCAGTGTCGCCAGCTGTGGCCACCACTGTGGGGGTCCAGTGTCGCCACCACTGTGGGGTCCAGTGTCACCAGCTGTGGCCACCACTGTGGGGTCCAGTGTCGCCAGCTGTGGCCACCACTGTGGGGGTCCAGTGTCGCTAGCTGTGGCCACCACTGTGGGGGTCCAGTGTCGCTAGCTGTGGCCACCACTGTGGGGTCCAGTGTCGCCAGCTGTGGCCACCACTGTGGGGTCCAGTGTCGCTAGCTGTGGCCACCACTGTGGGGGGTCCAGTGTCGCCAGCTGTGGCCACCACTGTGGGGGTCCAGTGTCGCCACCACTGTGGGGTCCAGTGTCACCAGCTGTGGCCACCACTGTGGGGTCCAGTGTCGCCAGCTGTGGCCACCACTGTGGGGGTCCAGTGTCGCTAGCTGTGGCCACCACTGTGGGGGTCCAGTGTCACCAGCTGTGGCCACCACTGTGGGGGTCCAGTGTCGCCAGCTGTGGCCACCACTGTGGGGGTCCAGTGTCACCAGCTGTGGCCACCACTGTGGGGGTCCAGTGTCGCCAGCTGTGGCCACCACTGTGGGGGTCCAGTGTCGCCAGCTGTGGCCACCACTGTGGGGGTCCAGTGTCGCCAGCTGTGGCCACCACTGTGGGGGTCCAGTGTCGCCAGCTGTGGCCACCACTGTGGGGGTCCAGTGTCGCCAGCTGTGGCCACCACTGTGGGGGTCCAGTGTCGCCAGCTGTGGCCACCACTGTGGGGGTCCAGTGTCGCCAGCTGTGGCCACCACTGTGGGGGTCCAGTGTCGCCAGCTGTGGCCACCACTGTGGGGGTCCAGTGTCGCTAGCTGTGGCCACCACTGTGGGGGTCCAGTGTCACCAGCTGTGGCCACCACTGTGGGGGTCCAGTGTCGCTAGCTGTGGCCACCACTGTGGGGGTCCAGTGTCACCAGCTGTGGCCACCACTGTGGGGGTCCAGTGTCGCCAGCTGTGGCCACCACTGTGGGGGTCCAGTGTCACCAGCTGTGGCCACCACTGTGGGGTCCAGTGTCGCCAGCTGTGGCCACCACTGTGGGGGTCCAGTGTCACCAGCTGTGGCCACCACTGTGGGGTCCAGTGTCACCAGCTGTGGCCACCACTGTGGGGTCCAGTGTCACCAGCTGTGCCCACCACTGGGGGTCCAGTGTCACCAGCTGTGGCCACCACTGGGGGTCCAGTGTCGCTAGCTGTGGCCACCACTGTGGGGGTCCAGTGTCGCTAGCTGTGGCCACCACTGTGGGGGTCCAGTGTCACCAGCTGTGGCCACCACTGTGGGGGTCCAGTGTCGCTAGCTGTGGCCACCACTGTGGGGTCCAGTGTCACCAGCTGTGGCCACCACTGTGGGGTCCAGTGTCACCAGCTGTGCCCACCACTGGGGGTCCAGTGTCACCAGCTGTGGCCACCACTGTGGGGTCCAGTGTCGCTAGCTGTGGCCACCAATGTGGGGTCCAGTGTCACCAGCTGTGGCCACCACTGTGGGGTCCAGTGTCACCAGCTGTGCCCACCACTGGGGGTCCAGTGTCACCAGCTGTGGCCACCACTGTGGGGTCCAGTGTCACCAGCTGTGGCCACCACTGTGGGGGTCCAGTGTCGCTAGCTGTGGCCACCACTGTGGGGTCCAGTGTCGCTAGCTGTGGCCACCACTGGGGGTCCAGTGTCGCTAGCTGTGGCCACCACTGGGGGTCCAGTGTCGCCAGCTGTGGCCACCACTGTGGGGGTCCAGTGTCGCTAGCTGTGGCCACCACTGGGGGTCCAGTGTCGCCAGCTGTGGCCACCACTGTGGGGGTCCAGTGTCACCAGCTGTGGCCACCACTGTGGGGTCCAGTGTCACCAGCTGTGGCCACCACTGTGGGGGTCCAGTGTCGCCAGCTGTGGCCACCACTGTGGGGGTCCAGTGTCACCAGCTGTGGCCACCACTGTGGGGGTCCAGTGTCACCAGCTGTGGCCACCACTGTGGGGGTCCAGTGtcgccaccactggccaccactgtGGGGTCCAGTGTCGCCAGCTGTGGCCACCACTGTGGGGTCCAGTGTCGCTAGCTGTGGCCACCACTGTGGGGTCCAGTGTCGCCAGCTGTGGCCACCACTGTGGGGGTCCAGTGTCGCTAGCTGTGGCCACCACTGTGGGGTCCAGTGTCGCCAGCTGTGGCCACCACTGTGGGGGTCCAGTGTCGCCACCACTGTGGGGGGTCGAGTATCGCCATACCAATGTTGACTTAGGGTCGTCCTGAACGGTGGTGTCATATTCAAGTCATCTGTGTTGACTTCGCTTTTAAAACTGGCAACGGCGACTACTGCTGCAGCTGCTCCTCTTCCTGCAGCTGCTCCTGGTCTTcctggagctgctgctgctggtaagaAATAAACAGATTTGATTGGGGGAAGACTTGCCTACTGACACGATCCACAACTGTCCGATTTCCTCAACGATTCCAGCAAACTTTTCAACAATATACACTCTTATCACAGGAACATGGAGCCGCTCTCACCCCTGCagttccatccccaggaagcacaaAATCACCTGGTTGTTCAGTCTCCAGCAAGCACAAAATCACCTTGTTGTTCCGTTTCAACCCAACACGATCACCTCACAGTTCGATTTCCACcaaacaggccaccgaactttcaaacctgtcTCTTCATACCAAcatcctcttccagaatttcacctccccatccctctacctccctaaGCGTTTCCAAACCGTTTGGACATCAAATCCAAACTCACTCCTCCAACGCCTCGTAGCCTAGCTGCAGGCGCTGAACCCAAGCGAGAAAATATAATTATCAACATCATTATTTCTCCCGAGTTGAGGCTTATAATGTAAATTGCATTAAAAACATTGACTGACTACATCTTTATGAGCATCCATTTAAGAAAAGCGATGGGACATTAGCCCGGCGTATAGCTGTCAAAAAAAATGTTAATtctgtatttattttatatatttgttcGATAATGCTCCCCCTCAAAAACCCATTCCATTCCACCAAGACAAAAACAACGTATGATAATTTCCGTCTTTAAATCCAAACATACACGTTTATCATCATGTAACGGATTAAAGGTACGCCAAATGACCTTATAATTAACACGTCCCCATGTAAGGTTATTCACAGTGTAACTGCATATTCACAGTGTAACCTAAACCGGCAAGGTCACGACGGGAGAGTGGAGGCCGGGCCTGGCTCACATCCGGCccctacaccctacacacacacacacacacacacacacacacacacacacacacacacacacacacacacactaggaataaATGCATATCCTGCTGTCTCTGTATCGGGTGACGTGACACAGGCTTGCACAGCAAAGTGTCGTATAGAAACTCTGTATCCGTGAGTTGACtactacgtcaggctgcgagcagtcggGTCCAACAGCCTGGATGACCAGTCCAGCGacgaggaggcctggtagaggactgggtcgcggggacgctaagccccaaaatcatctcgaggtaacctcaaggtagagaGGGGATGAAGGACGGATGAGAGGGAGGTGCAGGTGACGAGTCTcccgtataatatatatatatatataatgtgtgtgtgtgtatgtgtgtgtgtgtatcgcgAAAAtaaacgtgattaaaaatgtgagtgtcagaccacggaggaaaattgaaacaggaatttccttaagtactttcgtatattaatacatcttcagaaggagtgaatgtgtgtgttgggggggggggggggtgatcaggtctcgttccctccctCTTATCTTTCTTTCCTCGTCTTCGCCCTCTTTTTTAATCTACTCTCTCTCAcattcctctcctctcctctcctcttcccctatCTCACCTCTCGTACCCTCTCCAActttccccttccctcacccccaacatccttcttcccccccccccctctctctctctctctctcagaaaataTAATATTATGAAGAGATTAAAACAAATACAGAAAACTAATCCGGATTTCAGACTACATCAGAATCGTAGGGGCGATGTTTCTTAAAGGGTGACAATGTAGCCTACTCCAACCAGCCTAGGACAGTCATATACTTCCTATTTGTCACCTTGAAAAGTTGGGTGACGCACGCCCTCAGCGTCTGGCCTACAACCTTAGCCAATATCTGTTATATAGATGTTTGTCCTCACATCCTGAATAgtaatcacctatttgtgcctgcgggatcgagctttagctcttaaCCCCCCAcctttctagccgccggttgtcTATTGCAATGATTCCTGGCGTATTTCCCAATCTACTTTCAAAATTATAAATGTAATTCGCTTCTACAATAAGTGTGGTTGTCACGAGAACAGCATTTCCAGTGGGAACTATAAGTgtatatgcagacgatgagttacaataacgtggctgaagtgtgtGTAGAGGTATGAAgtatacaatcgacttgagaatggtccaggacggaccgaaacgtcgtcgtctcttcactttctagtgtgtggtctggtcaacatttcccagccacgttattgtgactcgtcatcTGCATTTCTCAGTTATGTTAATGACCTAAATAAAGGAGTGGAATCCTATATGTTGATGTTTACAGATGATGCAAACTTAATGAGAAGAGTCGAGATAGATGAAGATTGTATGATGCTCCAAGATGACAGACAAATTGcagagttggtgtgtgtgtgtgtgtgtgtgtgtgtgtgtgtgtgtgtgtgtgtgtgtgtgtgtgtgtgtgtgtgtacgcgcgcaaAATCCCAAACCAacaataaacaatatatatatagttcatcaAGTAGTTTAataacacagccccgctcctgtgccaggtaagtccactacgggctcaccatagcccgtgctacttggcacttttgttctgagcagctgaatctaaaacaacaacaacaatttaattatttaatccaTTCCCCTTCCCTGCCAGCCGTCCACctaacccctctctctcctcccccacagCGAGCTGTAGTGTATAATCCAAGAGACACCTTCCGCGCCTTCATCCTCAACTCGGAGCGCCAAAAGAAGACTCGCAAGCGCAAAAACAgaaataaaaagaaaaagaacCAAATTCCTTTGCCCAAGGAGGGGCCCGAAGGTCCTCCCGGGCGCCGGGGTCCCCAAGGGCCCCCTGGACCACCCGGGGGAACTCTCACCACACAAGAGATGGAGGAATACATTAAGGACTTCCTCAGAGGTAAGATTACATCGTTGGCTGTTCCTGCATTTTCTTTTAGACCATTTTATCGATCAACAATTAATTTCAGGCTTTTTCCTTCTAATGTGTTTTAGTCTACAATATATTTCCTTGCCTATTAATATTAGTTTGAATAATGGTTGTAAATAATCTGTATTATTAATTGTATTAATCTGTCATGTATTAAATGTTGTAAATTACTTTAAACGAGCGTGAAGGCATATGGTACAATACTGCATGTCATCTTATCATTTTGTATACCCAAAATTATATTTGTTTTGAGTTATATGAATCAAGTCAATTTGTGGTTAGACTGACCAATGTCTCACTCTTAAGGGGGTAGAaagagcctaagctactctatccctttgagatgtatttatttcttgtctcaataaacatacttgaatgtCTCACTCTCCTTGCCTGGTTTAATGAAAGTGGTTGTAAGACAATTTTTAGGCGGGACCATTTAGTTCACTGAAAAAACAATTGAATGCTTAATAGGCTACAACACTGAGGCTACTACGTCTCCCAAGTTCCTGGTAGAGTCTCAGCGACCGTTTCTGGCGAACATTTTGTTGGCAAGAAGGTTCTAAAGCAACGCGTCTTTGTCCTACAGACTTCCTGCAGCAGAACAAAACGTTGAACGAGGTTAGTGTGTCTGAAGAAGACGAGGGAGCCGACAGGGCGAGCAGAATGCGTGTGAAGGCGGCCTTCACTGCCACACTCCCGCAGCCCACGCTCCTCAAACCCTCTTCTCTCTCCGTCGTCGACTCCTTTACCATAGTAAGTTACTCCCTcgatgattgattaagattaagccaaccaggaggaggcacgggcatgaataacccgtaggtTACGCCCTCTGCTACGTCCCGCTCTAATACTGCTACTCACACATTTTATCTCGTAAACAATGAATGCATCTTAACAAATCCGCCTCTTATCTGTCAGCCGTATGGAACTACACATTTTTCTTCATAAAAGCATAAAAAATTTACCCCAGCGGTAgtgatattttatatattatattcttCTTATGGTTATTAGAGAAATTGAACCAATTTGTTGTTACAGTTTCTTATTAAGTAGTTGAATAATTTCCAATAGAGTTTATGTGCAAATAATAGCAAATAATTTTCCAGAGGTGGAAAATAGAGAGAATTTTACTCTTGCGTCCTCACCTCAATTCTCCAGAACAGGATTTGTAACGTTTCCCGAGATTGAAGTTCAAGTGTTCGAGGCagattacctcaatacacaccaaCTTGTCTTGTACACACCAAACTGTCTTGAAATGACCTAATTGTTTTGTACACACCAAACTGTCTTGTAATGACCTAATTGTTTTGTACACACCAAACTGTCATGTACACACCTAATTGTCTTGTACACACCAAATTGTCTTGTACACACCAAATTGTCATGTACACACCAAACTGTGTAATTCCCCTAAGTATACAGACGTCCCGCTACGAAATCTCTTCCTTTCGCAGACGTTCTCGCCCGGAGTGTTTGAGAGGAGGATGGTGGTGGAGCACGGCGGCTTCACCGTCACCAAGAAGGGCATCTACCAGGTGACAGCCTCACTGGTGCTCCAGCCACGAGGcagacccaacacccccctcaggCCGCTCAAGGATATCAGCGTCTACCTCTGTATCACCAACTGTACCAAAAACAGGTCAGTACTTATACAACTTGAGTGTAAACCCGTACAAAACAAGAGTATATCAGAGAGCTAGAcctacaccaacctgtcctcttaaaaataacgtcgctttggccgtttaccagtatggccgaaagtggatgtaatttgaaaataaagaaatgaaaataaatttgggatttttttttcaacaacagtaagttaagggtcctctagtaggttaggtgggcaggaaattctcataaagtttcaaaacgttatgaaaaacgttaattgaaagtttcctctcctaaccttaccgagtaagccggacgactcaaacagaaaacgggacagtacgtcacttttgtgagtcgatttcacaccagaagatgaggagacggcgacgtttcggtccgtcctggaccattatcaagtcgattgcgtAAGAGTATATATCACTGGGAGATTTTTTTGATTGTTGCCAATATGTACCTTTCGACGAAATAATTTATAACAACGAGAACCACGCCCCCGGTACATCAAAGCTACAAACTAGACCGAGTGTTGAGTAAAGAGTGAATGGAGgcatcgattgattgattgataaagattaagccacccaagaggtgccaCGGGCATGAATAGGCCGTAATGGAGGCATCAAACCATGCTTGAATACAGCATGACTCTTGCCTCTTCTCCCTCATCCAACTCCTCAAATGATAGCCTCGCCTCTGTGGTGCATCTTACTTTCGTAACATCTTCAGCCAATTCGTCTCCCACAGCCCCACCCTCTCCTAGCGTCACCACCCGCATAGCTCCGTGACAAGCACCAAGACTGTCACCCTTCGGTATGACAAGATTCAATTCACAACTTATCCGATTCGGTTAGCTATAATGCGGTTATAAACGCCGTCAGTATATCGTTCATCACGGCCATGGTTGATATGAATAAATGAAACATGACCTATATAGAAGAAGGATGAACGAAAAGATGAGAGATaacagcaagcagttttggagagCTGTGTGTAAACACTGCTTGAAGGGCAGCTGCCCAGGCGGAAGTTTGCAGGAGGCTACAGTATTGTGTTCACTTGTTTGATGAAACAAAGAGCCAGAGAAGCAGCTTGTGTCTATTTTAATTTAGAAATCAATAATATCAATGGTATGATAAATAATACCAATGGGTATTGTCAGTAGTATCAATGTGTATGGTCAATTGTGTCAATGGGCATAGTCAAGTGTCAATGGATATGATCAGTAGCATCAATGGGTATGATCAATGagtgaaatcacattaacgtaatgtatcaatgagaaatgcTTGGGAGTATTAAGTGAGCAGGGTTCGACTCCTCCTCCTACTGCTTCCCTCAACACAACAATGGTACTGGCAGAATTTGGTGTTGCGACACAGGAAATATTTGAAGGAGACAGAATTTAGAGAACAATTGGTCTTAGTGCGTCTATTTGTACAAATAAGAGATAAAATAaaaagttacaaaattattataacCAGTATTTCGAAATAGAAAATAGTTGAGAGCACTAGGCTAATGTACcagcctcctaaggtttcccaacgtcaagaaaacggtccatGGAAAGTGTCCTCCCCTAACCTACCAAAAATTCAATTTttgtctttattatgcaccctatacccatcccgtgggcggtggtgtaaaggattacagaggcacataatcggttcaggaactgaaccctctagttcgtttagctaagcaaataacaaccaAAAACcaaaacccaaaacagaaaatgggacagaacgtcaattttgcgagccgcttccattttcaagtacgataatttttggctttatgtaacgcatacgagcgaaatgccacgttctttgtaggacaggttgAATGACTAAAAACATCATCACACAGactatatacactgacggatcactcaatacagctacagggaggggcaggaagtgctgttattgctcatcaaccCGATggaagcacaattcaaaggaatataagagttagtaactgggcatccccAATGCAAGCTGACTGGCAGCAAAACTGGTAGCACTcagaattattgacaacactgaagtagacagcttaattatttctgactcactTTCCTCACTACTAACAATAAACAGTTTACAattaagtaataacgtgcttgtctcagaagccaGACGTAGACATATAAGCATACTTAATAAGGGGgtaaatgttgaccaaactacacactagaaagtgaagagacgacgacgtttcggtccgtcctggaccattctctagtcgagtgcgagatcgacttgagaatggtgcagaacggaccgaaacgtcgtcgtctcttcactttctagtgtgtagtttggtcaacatgtttcagccacgttattgtgactcctcgtctgcaagagggtaaatatctaAATGTCGTGGATTCcttcaggtccattgttcatcacagtgAAATGTGTCGAGTAAAACctggtatggggcaagtaacacaaTCAGCAGGataacagacgttgtcacagctcgaataagacttggctacaagtatctctggcagttgggcttgtatagggatctagatgaagtaaagtgtaaagtgtgtggacaaagacagggacacacactcgaacattatatcttggactgtaataaaattgagccatttacagataaatctaaactcacgctgtatgaaatggcaacctatcttattaccaaggataaaatacctgaaatccttgcattgTATCCATTTTCGCTTCCAgttgataaacgacatatgagattaagaaacaagtagtgtattgtgaagactaatactaataaacagcagctcccctacgactctgtaatatctccattgctcagtTATTTATAAGCGATAAGACTTACCATGTATGTATAATGATTAACTATAAATAAATAGCTCttaaaatagaacattctctgtaactagctgacattataattataaggtgaGAAGCATAGATGAAAttctttatgtaataatctaagttgaggtctgataaagaccttttgtgccctctgtaatccttttttgcgctaccgctcacaagatgagtatgggggtgcacaatatGTATGAGTATAGGGGTATAATaccatttgattgttgccgccggaggggcAACAATCAAAATCTAAGACGGAGTAATACATGCACCATCATACAGAACTCCAAAGTGTTAATTATAGCGTATATGAcgctgctataggcaattttaagcTTCTCAGACTAACATTAGTtatgttgttgttttttatttagctactcagaacaagaagttccagtagcataggctatggtgagcccgtcaaaAACAACATTAGTTATAATTCTGCGTACCTTTACATCAACAGTCGACGGCTGGAGTGGTCAGGCGCGCTGGGCGAGGGGTCCGTCACGGCCGTGCTGGCTGGCCACCTCCTCCTGCTACGGGGAGACACGCTTCTCCTCGCTGTTGACAACCGCACCAAGTACGTTCTTCCCTATCTTATCAACCTAGCTGCACGGTCTAACGTGTTGCTCTAAGCTCATACTCTAAGCTCTTGTCAGCTTACTATGTTGCCTAACATTATTTAGGATGGTTAGCCAATGTAAACTAAGGGACTCTAGTTTTATATCTGGCATTGATGACAGCTATAGCCTGGTCATCAATGGTAACCTAAAAGttactcttcctcccccccctcccaagagTGCCCCAAGTTTATGGTAATTGTATGCGTTTTTAATAACAGTTTTTAACAAACGTGAGCTAACTTGACTTTAACCCCTTTAGgctttcttttctttttcttatcttgctaTCTCTTTTGTCTCCACCTCTTTCCCTTTCCTATTAGGTCTTCGGCATTTTCTTTATTCATTTTAACTCCTATGGTATACTTCAACCTTTTCGACTTTCTCTGTCACTctttacacgacttgataatggtccaggaccgaccgaaacatcgtcacttTCTTTAATGTCAGGTAGTTATTGTTAATTTAATTGTTTTGTCAGGGATAGGTagcctgtgcatatatatatgtttggcTTTTaatgagtcccccccccctcccttcaaaGTGGCActcctgaccctccccaggatgcaaccccacaacaagctgactcctAGATGAAGAACTATTAACTGCTAGATgatcagaggcatcaggtgataaGAAACGTGCACAAGCATTTCTGTCCCTCCCAGGATtcacgattgtgagtcgagaacgaagccaaatGTACTAAGGCGACCCTTTAATGTATGTATACGTTGGGTGTTCAATTTTCAGCCACGGTATTGCGATTTACTGTATGCAATGTATATTTGATTCAGCTAAGATACCGCGACTTATTCCTAATGAACCACCTCATGATATCTAAAGGTAACGCTCTCTACCCCCACCAGGAGGCCGCTGCAGGTGGGAACAGGCTCCAGCTTCTCTGCAGCGCTGATTGGAACATAGGTGCCGGAGGGCAGGGGTAAGCGGCGACGCGCTGAACCCTGTCTAACTTCCGACATATCAAACATAGACAACAAAAATAGTgtacaataataaataataaactaATGGATGAGTGAATATTCGTGTGAAAAGCAGTCTCAATGGTACTTTTTAAACTTTTCCAGTGCAAAAGTTAGTCAAGAACAATATTCTGTGGTAAAAGTTGGTATCGTTTGACTTTCGTGGCAGCGAGATACAAGCAGCAAGTCGTTGTTCATAAGAGAAACGCTAATTCTTCAAGAGAGAACAGCCGAGGGGGCCGAGTGAAAAACCGCCCTGAAGTCCCCCTTAGGGATGAGCTCGAGTCAACCAGCCACTAGACCACACGATGACATCATTTGCTGACATCCTGACTGGATATAGAGTGTTTCTGGTTGTAtgttgcgtgtgtactcacctagttgtgcttacggaggttgagctctggctctttaggacCGCCactccattgtgtgtgtgtgtatgtgtgtacaatAAATATTTTAAGTATATTGATATAAAGTGACAATAGCCGTGCCTGCTAAACTAGTTTTCCGGGACACTTGGATGGTGTTACTAAATATATAAGACAATAGttggttagagagagagagagagagagagagagagagagagagagagagagagagagagaagtatggGTAATGTGCCTCGGTTATTTAAGTTATACAAGAGGCTATACTTTGGTGACTTGGAAATGTACATATTTATTTTGTGTCTTGTCGACAACATAAGAGTAGCGTGTGCTAATCCTGGCAAAAGAAGTTCCATAACATTGTTAATTATAGTATGCGACAGCGAGCACTAAGAAAACTTGTGAttacattattatatattttatgtatatcccaaatttgtgtgtaaatatcAGACAGGGTTTGCATATTGTCTATTTTTTCCCCCAATATCGTAATAGTTCGCTTAAAAATGGTTCACTTCGTAATAGTTCGGTGAATGGAAGAATTCGCTTGTTTCAAAAGGTGTGTTAACTTCTCTCGTTTGGGCCTTGGTCCCGATTTTAATTGTTTTCTTAATTTACGAAGGGTTATTGTACATTGTCATCAAATTAAGTTTAAAAGCTTGACCCCACTTAAGGTTAGGAGTTCAATTAGAGTTTGAATTTCGTTCAATTTCAAGTTCAATTTCGCTGAGTCACAAATTTTAAATTTCATCACAGAGTTCAATTTCGCTTTACCCTAATTAGGTGACCGTGAagaagctggctgagagctttatcCCAATTTACAAGGTTTGGAAGTTTCaccttaaagataggttaggatgcCTCGTTTATTTAAAAATTATATGGCCATTCACATTCCTACGAGGTCTCCATTCTCAATAGGTATGGACTACCTCCTTTCTTTCAGAGGTGTGGGACTATCCTCTTCCATCGAGAGAGATTGGACATAGTACAAAATCTTAACAACAATACATAGACACCCAGTAGATGGTAGACATTAATTGAGATGAGGTTTAGCCCTTTAGGGTTTCACCAAATCCAATATACACAGGCCAGCTAATTATCACGGGAAAAGATGGTATGAAGGCGGGGGATGAGGCTATAAATTGATCAACGTTGATCGTCTGTTGATTAAACATTACTCAAGTATGTTTAGCCAGATCCAAGTTGAAAGATCAAGTATGCCACAATTTACATTTTCTTCGAGTCAGTTTAGCAAGTGGGAAAGCAAAAGTTTACCCCACTTGCTGATTCAAATAGTCTATTTGAAAACTGATTCATATAGGATATTTGAATCCGGGGTGCTACCTAAAGTTAGTGGTTCTACCTTAAAGCTGATTTAAAAATAAATTGTGACGTACCTGATCTCTTAACTTCCCGCTTTTTTTCCACCATCATTTTACCTTATTTTCCCTGCGTAAGCAACTAGCCAGTGTAATTAACTGTTAGGTTTTATCACGGTCTTAC
Above is a genomic segment from Procambarus clarkii isolate CNS0578487 chromosome 86, FALCON_Pclarkii_2.0, whole genome shotgun sequence containing:
- the LOC123768724 gene encoding adipolin, which gives rise to MRLSRWCSSAVGASLLLAVMGVRAVMGVRSMVRGSQARDVALGSNTLQGLQSMWHKDSQEEERAVVYNPRDTFRAFILNSERQKKTRKRKNRNKKKKNQIPLPKEGPEGPPGRRGPQGPPGPPGGTLTTQEMEEYIKDFLRDFLQQNKTLNEVSVSEEDEGADRASRMRVKAAFTATLPQPTLLKPSSLSVVDSFTITFSPGVFERRMVVEHGGFTVTKKGIYQVTASLVLQPRGRPNTPLRPLKDISVYLCITNCTKNSRRLEWSGALGEGSVTAVLAGHLLLLRGDTLLLAVDNRTKRPLQVGTGSSFSAALIGT